A genomic stretch from Canis lupus baileyi chromosome 3, mCanLup2.hap1, whole genome shotgun sequence includes:
- the TNFRSF14 gene encoding tumor necrosis factor receptor superfamily member 14 isoform X3, with product MGPLRGWELPPWSQAPKADALSQALYLLLLGSLPWALATAPCKEEEYPVGSECCPKCSPGYRVKEACGELTGTVCAPCDPGTYTAHLNGLSECLQCRMCDPGTEQRDTMCEDCPPGTFSPNGTLEQCQPWTMCSGPFQREAHAGTSSSDVTCSSWGPPLMSSFLGIFVLLVLISLCFWMKRRRQHERSTKPRTFQQVPQAPPDVTTVAMEETASMPPAGV from the exons ATGGGGCCTCTTCGAGGCTGGGAGCTGCCCCCCTGGAGCCAGGCCCCCAAGGCTGATGCCCTGAGCCAG GCCCTGTACCTCCTCCTCCTGGGGTCCCTCCCCTGGGCTCTGGCCACGGCCCCTTGCAAAGAGGAAGAGTATCCGGTGGGGTCCGAGTGCTGTCCCAAATGCAGCCCAG GTTACCGGGTGAAGGAGGCCTGTGGGGAGCTGACTGGCACGGTCTGTGCTCCCTGTGACCCGGGGACCTACACGGCCCACCTCAATGGCCTGAGCGAGTGTCTGCAGTGCCGAATGTGTGACCCAG GCACTGAGCAGAGGGACACGATGTGTGAAGACTGCCCTCCCGGGACCTTCTCACCCAATGGGACCCTGGAGCAGTGCCAGCCCTGGACCAT GTGCAGCGGCCCTTTTCAGCGGGAAGCACATGCTGGGACCAGCAGCTCCGATGTCACATGCTCCTCCTGGGGCCCTCCCCTTATGAGCAGTTTCCTTGGTATATTTGTGCTCCTTGTCCTCATAAGCCTCTGCTTTTGGATGAAACGTAGAAGGCAGCATG AGAGATCCACCAAGCCAAGAACCTTTCAACAG GTCCCGCAGGCCCCACCGGACGTCACCACAGTGGCCATGGAGGAGACAGCATCCATGCCCCCTGCGGGGGTATGA
- the TNFRSF14 gene encoding tumor necrosis factor receptor superfamily member 14 isoform X1, with product MGPLRGWELPPWSQAPKADALSQALYLLLLGSLPWALATAPCKEEEYPVGSECCPKCSPGYRVKEACGELTGTVCAPCDPGTYTAHLNGLSECLQCRMCDPAMALVTRQKCSRTENTVCACAQGHFCISENEDDCVECRPHTPCKPGQRVVARGTEQRDTMCEDCPPGTFSPNGTLEQCQPWTMCSGPFQREAHAGTSSSDVTCSSWGPPLMSSFLGIFVLLVLISLCFWMKRRRQHERSTKPRTFQQVPQAPPDVTTVAMEETASMPPAGV from the exons ATGGGGCCTCTTCGAGGCTGGGAGCTGCCCCCCTGGAGCCAGGCCCCCAAGGCTGATGCCCTGAGCCAG GCCCTGTACCTCCTCCTCCTGGGGTCCCTCCCCTGGGCTCTGGCCACGGCCCCTTGCAAAGAGGAAGAGTATCCGGTGGGGTCCGAGTGCTGTCCCAAATGCAGCCCAG GTTACCGGGTGAAGGAGGCCTGTGGGGAGCTGACTGGCACGGTCTGTGCTCCCTGTGACCCGGGGACCTACACGGCCCACCTCAATGGCCTGAGCGAGTGTCTGCAGTGCCGAATGTGTGACCCAG CCATGGCCCTGGTGACCAGGCAGAAATGCTCCAGAACAGAGAATACTGTGTGCGCCTGTGCCCAGGGCCACTTCTGCATCAGTGAGAACGAGGACGACTGTGTGGAGTGCCGTCCCCACACGCCCTGCAAACCTGGACAGAGGGTAGTGGCCAGAG GCACTGAGCAGAGGGACACGATGTGTGAAGACTGCCCTCCCGGGACCTTCTCACCCAATGGGACCCTGGAGCAGTGCCAGCCCTGGACCAT GTGCAGCGGCCCTTTTCAGCGGGAAGCACATGCTGGGACCAGCAGCTCCGATGTCACATGCTCCTCCTGGGGCCCTCCCCTTATGAGCAGTTTCCTTGGTATATTTGTGCTCCTTGTCCTCATAAGCCTCTGCTTTTGGATGAAACGTAGAAGGCAGCATG AGAGATCCACCAAGCCAAGAACCTTTCAACAG GTCCCGCAGGCCCCACCGGACGTCACCACAGTGGCCATGGAGGAGACAGCATCCATGCCCCCTGCGGGGGTATGA
- the TNFRSF14 gene encoding tumor necrosis factor receptor superfamily member 14 isoform X2, which produces MGPLRGWELPPWSQAPKADALSQALYLLLLGSLPWALATAPCKEEEYPVGSECCPKCSPGYRVKEACGELTGTVCAPCDPGTYTAHLNGLSECLQCRMCDPAMALVTRQKCSRTENTVCACAQGHFCISENEDDCVECRPHTPCKPGQRVVARGTEQRDTMCEDCPPGTFSPNGTLEQCQPWTMCSGPFQREAHAGTSSSDVTCSSWGPPLMSSFLGIFVLLVLISLCFWMKRRRQHERSTKPRTFQQVLLVISLALTHWR; this is translated from the exons ATGGGGCCTCTTCGAGGCTGGGAGCTGCCCCCCTGGAGCCAGGCCCCCAAGGCTGATGCCCTGAGCCAG GCCCTGTACCTCCTCCTCCTGGGGTCCCTCCCCTGGGCTCTGGCCACGGCCCCTTGCAAAGAGGAAGAGTATCCGGTGGGGTCCGAGTGCTGTCCCAAATGCAGCCCAG GTTACCGGGTGAAGGAGGCCTGTGGGGAGCTGACTGGCACGGTCTGTGCTCCCTGTGACCCGGGGACCTACACGGCCCACCTCAATGGCCTGAGCGAGTGTCTGCAGTGCCGAATGTGTGACCCAG CCATGGCCCTGGTGACCAGGCAGAAATGCTCCAGAACAGAGAATACTGTGTGCGCCTGTGCCCAGGGCCACTTCTGCATCAGTGAGAACGAGGACGACTGTGTGGAGTGCCGTCCCCACACGCCCTGCAAACCTGGACAGAGGGTAGTGGCCAGAG GCACTGAGCAGAGGGACACGATGTGTGAAGACTGCCCTCCCGGGACCTTCTCACCCAATGGGACCCTGGAGCAGTGCCAGCCCTGGACCAT GTGCAGCGGCCCTTTTCAGCGGGAAGCACATGCTGGGACCAGCAGCTCCGATGTCACATGCTCCTCCTGGGGCCCTCCCCTTATGAGCAGTTTCCTTGGTATATTTGTGCTCCTTGTCCTCATAAGCCTCTGCTTTTGGATGAAACGTAGAAGGCAGCATG AGAGATCCACCAAGCCAAGAACCTTTCAACAGGTATTACTGGTCATCTCACTCGCCCTGACCCACTGGAGGTGA